In the genome of Rhodamnia argentea isolate NSW1041297 chromosome 3, ASM2092103v1, whole genome shotgun sequence, one region contains:
- the LOC115756381 gene encoding uncharacterized protein LOC115756381, which produces MYKSPPRIPPPSDHSSTLSLSLSLSRNANSRRSSKAGDSASLIMQRERQGREDFFNLGDPFSSFRGFGGFPSLFGRRDPFDDPFFTRPFGSMFSTGVFGPGYAIDDTPSSNTSKGLVIEELDSDDEGGVGKKEDTNHETNGNDMYQRHNASIRAPSVEHPDDDAHENRSNVIYSGDHSRVGEKHNQGRSFSVQSCKVTYGGVDGAYYTSTRTHRTDNDGVVLEEGKEADATTGQATHRISRGILDKGHSLTRKLRSDGKVDTVQTLHNLNEDELTGFEKAWKSSGRGSSPGWSHDYDLQQKAGRGSDAQKGSSSSGGWALPSVDQIMRPVGMGAHYAARSVPSNERTKKVVRINID; this is translated from the exons ATGTATAAAAGCCCCCCTCGAATTCCTCCACCATCAGACCATTcgagcactctctctctctctctctctctctctagaaacgCAAATTCCAGACGAAGCTCGAAGGCAG gggattccgcatccttgataATGCAGAGGGAAAGACAGGGAAGGGAAGACTTCTTCAACCTGGGAGACCCTTTTAGCAGTTTCCGGGGGTTTGGCGGTTTTCCTAGCCTTTTTGGCAGAAGAGATCCATTTGACGATCCATTTTTCACACGTCCTTTTGGTAGCATGTTCAGTACTGGGGTGTTTGGCCCTGGCTATGCAATTGATGATACTCCATCTTCAAATACTTCTAAGGGTCTTGTCATTGAAGAACTGGACTCTGATGATGAAGGAGGTgttggaaagaaagaagatacaAATCACGAGACAAATGGAAATGATATGTATCAAAGGCATAATGCATCAATTAGAGCACCGTCTGTTGAGCACCCAGATGATGATGCTCATG AGAACAGGAGCAATGTCATTTACAGTGGTGACCATAGCAGGGTGGGAGAGAAGCATAATCAGGGTCGAAGTTTCAGTGTACAGAGTTGCAAAGTCACCTATGGTGGTGTGGATGGCGCATACTACACTTCTACGAGAACTCACAGAACTGACAATGATGGG GTTGTGCTTGAGGAAGGCAAAGAAGCAGATGCAACAACTGGTCAAGCAACACATAGGATATCCCGTGGTATTCTTGATAAG GGTCATTCGCTCACAAGGAAGCTTCGCTCAGATGGCAAGGTGGATACAGTGCAAACCTTGCACAACCTGAATGAAG ATGAACTTACTGGTTTTGAAAAAGCATGGAAAAGTAGTGGTAGAGGGTCTTCACCTGGATGGAGCCATGATTATGATCTGCAGCAGAAAGCAG GTCGTGGCAGTGATGCACAGAAAGGCAGCTCGAGCTCTGGAGGGTGGGCACTGCCATCTGTAGACCAGATAATGAGGCCCGTTGGAATGGGGGCCCATTATGCAGCAAGATCTGTGCCTTCTAATGAGAGGACTAAAAAGGTGGTTAGGATCAATATAGACTAG